Proteins encoded together in one Catellatospora citrea window:
- a CDS encoding dihydrofolate reductase family protein — MGKVVMYSSVSVDGFIADSDDQPGPLFDWLSGGDVPLDESGFLKVSQTSYDYTRPYWDQIGVTIAGRHVFDMTDGWDGKPPGGIDHVVVVTHRPAPEGWDPEAPFHFVDGVEAAMAKAQELAGDRVVEVAAGDVGGQVLAAGLIDEVRMDVVPVVFGSGKRYFGSVHAQHLLADPDTVIQGNRVLHLRYQVRR, encoded by the coding sequence GTGGGCAAGGTGGTCATGTACAGCTCGGTGTCGGTGGACGGCTTCATCGCGGACTCCGACGACCAGCCCGGACCGCTGTTCGACTGGTTGTCCGGCGGTGACGTCCCGTTGGACGAGAGCGGCTTTCTGAAGGTGTCGCAGACGTCCTACGACTACACCCGACCGTACTGGGACCAGATCGGGGTGACGATCGCCGGCCGCCACGTCTTCGACATGACGGACGGCTGGGACGGGAAGCCTCCGGGCGGGATCGACCACGTGGTCGTCGTGACGCACCGGCCGGCGCCCGAGGGCTGGGACCCCGAGGCGCCGTTTCACTTCGTCGACGGCGTCGAGGCGGCCATGGCCAAGGCGCAGGAGCTTGCGGGTGACCGCGTGGTCGAGGTCGCCGCGGGCGACGTCGGTGGCCAGGTGCTCGCCGCGGGCCTGATCGACGAGGTGCGCATGGACGTCGTACCCGTCGTGTTCGGGTCCGGCAAGCGCTACTTCGGGTCGGTCCACGCGCAGCACCTGTTGGCTGATCCTGACACCGTGATTCAGGGCAACCGGGTGCTTCACCTGCGCTATCAGGTGCGCCGCTGA
- a CDS encoding DUF2332 domain-containing protein, translating to MIDASRYTDFALREARGVSPTYERLSLAIAADEQILALLATVPEPKRQPNLLLGVVRLLGGPVDDPAAFRDFTLARWSAIEPELRTRATQTNESGRCALLLPVLSALPQPLALLEVGAAAGLGLYPDRYTYRYGDHKLGSGGPVLDCTLTGTTPPTRLPDVVWRAGLDLNPLQVTDPDDVAWLEALIWPEHQHRRDRLRAAAAVAAADPPTLIRGDLVDDLPALAAQAPAGATLVVFHTSVLYQVPADRRAAFTALVRDLPGHWISVEAPEVMGYQGLPPAPDGALHNVLALDGTPLAWTRGHGQAMAWLT from the coding sequence GTGATCGACGCATCGAGGTACACGGACTTCGCCTTGCGCGAAGCTCGGGGAGTGTCGCCGACCTACGAGCGGCTGTCGCTCGCGATCGCCGCGGACGAGCAGATCCTGGCACTGCTGGCGACCGTCCCGGAGCCGAAGCGGCAGCCGAACCTGCTGCTCGGCGTTGTACGCCTGCTCGGCGGCCCCGTGGACGACCCGGCGGCCTTCCGTGACTTCACGCTGGCGCGCTGGTCCGCGATCGAGCCCGAACTGCGCACCCGGGCCACCCAGACCAACGAGTCCGGCCGGTGCGCGCTGCTGCTGCCCGTGCTGTCGGCGCTGCCCCAGCCGCTGGCGCTGCTGGAGGTCGGCGCGGCGGCCGGACTCGGCCTCTACCCCGACCGCTACACCTACCGGTACGGCGACCACAAACTCGGATCCGGCGGGCCGGTCCTCGACTGCACGCTCACGGGCACGACGCCGCCGACCCGGCTGCCCGACGTGGTGTGGCGGGCCGGCCTGGACCTCAACCCGCTCCAGGTCACCGATCCGGACGACGTCGCCTGGCTGGAGGCGCTGATCTGGCCCGAGCATCAGCACCGGCGCGATCGGCTGCGCGCCGCGGCCGCCGTCGCCGCCGCGGACCCGCCGACGCTGATCCGCGGCGACCTCGTCGATGACCTGCCCGCGCTGGCCGCACAGGCGCCGGCCGGCGCGACGCTGGTGGTGTTCCACACCTCGGTGCTGTACCAGGTGCCCGCCGACCGCCGCGCGGCGTTCACCGCCCTGGTGCGCGACCTGCCCGGCCACTGGATCTCGGTCGAGGCCCCCGAGGTCATGGGCTACCAGGGGCTGCCGCCCGCCCCGGACGGGGCACTGCACAACGTGCTCGCGCTGGACGGGACACCGCTGGCCTGGACCCGTGGCCACGGGCAGGCGATGGCCTGGCTCACCTGA
- a CDS encoding TIGR00730 family Rossman fold protein, translated as MTAAAPSSMKICVFLSANDLDERYTGPTREFAELVGRGGHTLVWGGSDAGLMKVVADGVRAGGGRLAGFSVDFLRQFARDDADEMTYAKDLAERKALLLAAADAVVVLAGGLGTLDEATEALELRKHGLFDKPVVLLNTAGFYDGLILQLRRMDEEGFLPVPLADLVFIADTGADVLAHLEKAVPARTGAAVSGQA; from the coding sequence ATGACGGCAGCCGCACCCAGCTCCATGAAGATCTGTGTCTTCCTCTCCGCCAACGACCTCGACGAGCGCTACACCGGGCCGACCCGCGAGTTCGCGGAGCTCGTCGGCCGGGGCGGCCACACCCTGGTGTGGGGCGGTTCCGACGCCGGGCTGATGAAGGTGGTCGCCGACGGCGTGCGGGCGGGCGGCGGGCGGCTCGCCGGGTTCTCCGTCGACTTCCTCCGGCAGTTCGCCAGGGATGACGCCGACGAGATGACGTACGCCAAGGACCTCGCCGAGCGCAAGGCGCTGCTGCTCGCCGCGGCCGACGCGGTGGTGGTGCTGGCCGGTGGCCTGGGCACGCTCGACGAGGCGACCGAGGCCTTGGAGCTGCGCAAGCACGGACTGTTCGACAAACCCGTGGTGCTGCTCAACACTGCGGGCTTCTACGACGGGCTGATCCTCCAGCTGCGGCGGATGGACGAGGAGGGCTTCCTGCCGGTGCCCCTCGCCGACCTGGTCTTCATCGCCGACACGGGCGCCGACGTGCTCGCCCACCTGGAGAAGGCCGTGCCGGCACGGACCGGTGCGGCGGTCAGCGGGCAAGCCTGA
- a CDS encoding vanadium-dependent haloperoxidase produces the protein MTRRTVLHVVVSAVLVLTSTVVIGSPSAQAAAANPVVTWDANAQQAIWDVAQQQPNEQARSFAMVHGAVYDAVNAIAGTPYRPYLGAPTADGTESAEAAVATAAHQVLAFLFPAQLARLQTQYDAALAAIPDSPHKQRGVSVGAQAAAAMIAARRNDGAFGSQTWREGAQPGQWRPTPPTFASAGAWTGHVKPFLIPSASMFRTAGPPELTSRAYARDYDEVKRLGAVDSAVRTADQTSAAIWWHDRRLTEWEIKRQVAIGQRLDTLQAARMFAMVDMTEADALIACYAEKEHWSFWRPVTAVQLGDTDGNRATVGDPSWMPLLVTPPFPEYTSGHTCFTSASMATLAFFYRKDNISFSAYSPAANATRHFTSFSKALAEVVEARIWGGVHFRSADNQGVRIGLSVFAYMAAGNYFKPTR, from the coding sequence ATGACAAGGCGTACGGTCCTGCATGTCGTCGTTTCCGCGGTCCTCGTGCTCACGTCAACGGTGGTGATCGGGTCGCCGAGCGCCCAGGCTGCCGCCGCCAACCCGGTCGTCACCTGGGACGCCAACGCTCAGCAGGCCATCTGGGACGTCGCACAGCAGCAGCCGAACGAGCAGGCGCGCAGCTTCGCGATGGTGCACGGGGCCGTCTACGACGCGGTGAACGCGATCGCGGGCACGCCGTACCGGCCGTATCTGGGCGCACCGACCGCCGACGGAACGGAGTCGGCCGAGGCCGCCGTCGCGACGGCCGCGCACCAGGTGCTCGCGTTCTTGTTCCCGGCCCAGCTGGCACGGCTTCAGACCCAGTACGACGCGGCGCTGGCGGCGATCCCCGACAGCCCGCACAAGCAGCGCGGCGTGTCGGTGGGGGCGCAGGCGGCTGCCGCGATGATCGCGGCACGTCGCAACGACGGCGCGTTCGGGTCGCAGACCTGGCGGGAGGGCGCCCAGCCCGGTCAGTGGCGCCCGACGCCGCCGACGTTCGCGTCGGCAGGAGCGTGGACGGGGCACGTCAAACCGTTCCTCATTCCCAGCGCGTCCATGTTCCGCACCGCAGGACCGCCCGAGCTCACCAGCCGCGCCTATGCCCGGGACTACGACGAGGTGAAGCGGCTCGGAGCGGTCGACAGTGCGGTGCGCACCGCCGACCAGACGTCGGCCGCGATCTGGTGGCACGACAGGCGCCTGACCGAGTGGGAGATCAAACGACAGGTCGCGATCGGGCAGCGGCTGGACACGCTGCAAGCCGCGCGCATGTTCGCCATGGTGGACATGACCGAGGCCGACGCCCTCATCGCCTGCTACGCCGAGAAGGAGCACTGGAGCTTCTGGCGGCCGGTGACGGCGGTCCAACTCGGCGACACCGACGGCAACCGGGCCACCGTGGGCGATCCGAGCTGGATGCCGCTGCTCGTGACACCGCCGTTCCCCGAATACACCTCCGGCCACACCTGCTTCACCTCCGCATCGATGGCGACGCTGGCGTTCTTCTACCGCAAGGACAACATCTCCTTCAGCGCGTACAGTCCTGCCGCGAATGCGACACGGCACTTCACGAGCTTCTCGAAGGCGCTGGCCGAGGTCGTCGAAGCGCGCATCTGGGGTGGCGTCCACTTCCGATCCGCTGACAACCAGGGCGTGCGGATCGGGCTGTCCGTCTTCGCCTACATGGCGGCCGGGAACTACTTCAAGCCGACGAGGTAG
- a CDS encoding class I SAM-dependent methyltransferase yields MIYQHPLAYLLGIEGLALLHGWGGEYDEEFTQRRLAEVRALLANPELTGHSGVQVGRGDTLTGYGQWAATYDEPRNSLFDIDEPVMHRLIEALPVGDALDAACGTGRHAEHLAGQGFTVIGVDSSPEMLERARVRVPSGEFRLGDLRELPLPDDSVDLVVSGLALSHSPSLEPVLAEFARVLRPGGHAVISDAHCEIGFRGSIPHALGPGGEPGLVATYRHTAGDFVRAALAAGLRIRACEEPRGSGGDQPSPPPPVPLAEASPGDWAGWPWSLIALLPEAVRAAWAVPAVIVWDLELPQRA; encoded by the coding sequence ATGATCTACCAGCATCCGTTGGCGTACCTGCTCGGGATCGAGGGCCTCGCGCTCCTGCACGGATGGGGCGGGGAGTACGACGAGGAGTTCACGCAGCGGCGGCTGGCCGAGGTGCGAGCACTGCTGGCCAACCCGGAGCTCACCGGGCACTCGGGCGTACAGGTCGGGCGGGGCGACACGCTCACCGGGTACGGGCAGTGGGCGGCGACCTACGACGAGCCGCGCAACAGCCTCTTCGACATCGACGAGCCGGTCATGCACCGCCTCATCGAGGCGCTGCCGGTCGGCGACGCCCTCGACGCGGCGTGCGGCACGGGAAGGCACGCGGAGCACCTTGCCGGGCAGGGGTTCACGGTGATCGGCGTGGACAGCTCACCGGAGATGCTGGAACGGGCCCGCGTCCGGGTGCCGTCCGGGGAGTTCCGCCTGGGCGATCTGCGCGAACTGCCGCTGCCCGACGACAGCGTCGACCTCGTCGTCTCCGGCCTCGCGCTGTCCCATTCGCCCTCGCTGGAGCCGGTGCTGGCCGAGTTCGCCCGCGTGCTGCGCCCCGGCGGGCATGCGGTGATCTCCGACGCGCACTGCGAGATCGGCTTCCGCGGCTCGATCCCGCACGCACTCGGGCCGGGCGGCGAACCCGGCCTCGTCGCCACGTACCGGCACACTGCCGGCGACTTCGTGCGCGCCGCGCTGGCCGCCGGGCTCCGGATCCGGGCGTGCGAGGAGCCGCGCGGCTCGGGCGGTGACCAGCCGTCACCGCCACCGCCGGTACCTCTGGCGGAGGCGTCTCCCGGCGACTGGGCCGGCTGGCCGTGGTCGCTGATCGCGCTGCTGCCCGAGGCGGTGCGGGCCGCGTGGGCGGTGCCCGCGGTCATCGTCTGGGACCTCGAACTTCCCCAGCGTGCCTGA
- a CDS encoding LLM class flavin-dependent oxidoreductase yields MSLTFHWFLPTYGDSRFIVGGGHGLPAGVAGGARPATLAYLGQIARTAEQLGFVGALTPTGAWCEDAWLSTAMLTEVTERLKFLVAFRPGLLSPTLAAQMAATFQRHSNGRLLLNVVVGGETHEQRAYGDWLDKDARYARADEFLHVTRSLWRGGSVDFTGEHHRIEGATLPRVPDPVPPIYFGGSSKAAGPVAAKHADVYLTWGEPPAQVAGKLDWIRKLAAEEGRELRYGIRLHVIARDTADEAWAQARKLLDGISDDDIAAVQAGLARSESEGQKRMLALHGGKRDSLQIAPNLWAGVGLVRGGAGTALVGSHTEIADRIAEYADLGISEFILSGHPHIEEAYWFGEGVLPILRDRGLWTHPAGDPARELPKIPFAGAQSR; encoded by the coding sequence ATGAGCCTCACCTTCCACTGGTTCCTGCCCACCTACGGCGACAGCCGGTTCATCGTCGGCGGCGGCCACGGCCTGCCCGCGGGCGTGGCCGGCGGCGCACGCCCGGCGACCCTGGCCTACCTCGGCCAGATCGCCCGCACCGCCGAGCAGCTGGGCTTCGTCGGCGCGCTCACCCCGACCGGAGCCTGGTGCGAGGACGCCTGGCTGTCCACCGCCATGCTCACCGAGGTCACCGAGCGGCTGAAGTTCCTCGTCGCGTTCCGTCCCGGGCTGCTGTCACCGACCCTGGCCGCGCAGATGGCCGCCACGTTCCAGCGCCACTCCAACGGCCGCCTGCTGCTCAACGTCGTCGTCGGCGGCGAGACCCACGAGCAGCGGGCGTACGGCGACTGGCTCGACAAGGACGCCCGCTACGCCCGCGCCGACGAGTTCCTGCACGTCACGCGTTCGCTCTGGCGCGGCGGCAGCGTCGACTTCACCGGCGAGCACCACCGCATCGAGGGCGCGACGCTGCCGCGGGTGCCCGACCCGGTGCCGCCGATCTACTTCGGCGGCTCGTCAAAGGCCGCCGGACCGGTCGCCGCCAAGCACGCCGACGTCTACCTCACCTGGGGCGAGCCACCCGCACAGGTCGCGGGCAAGCTCGACTGGATCCGCAAGCTCGCCGCCGAGGAGGGCCGCGAGCTGCGCTACGGCATCCGGCTGCACGTCATCGCCCGCGACACCGCCGACGAGGCCTGGGCGCAGGCCCGCAAGCTGCTCGACGGCATCAGCGACGACGACATCGCCGCGGTGCAGGCGGGCCTGGCCCGCAGCGAGTCCGAGGGGCAGAAACGCATGCTGGCCCTGCACGGCGGCAAGCGGGACAGCCTGCAGATCGCGCCGAACCTGTGGGCAGGCGTCGGCCTGGTCCGCGGCGGCGCGGGCACCGCGCTGGTCGGCAGCCACACCGAGATCGCCGACCGCATCGCCGAGTACGCCGACCTCGGTATCAGCGAGTTCATCCTCTCCGGACACCCGCACATCGAGGAGGCGTACTGGTTCGGCGAGGGGGTGCTGCCGATCCTGCGCGACCGCGGCCTGTGGACGCACCCGGCCGGCGACCCGGCGCGCGAGCTACCGAAGATCCCCTTCGCCGGCGCACAGTCCCGTTAG
- a CDS encoding SfnB family sulfur acquisition oxidoreductase, with translation MVSSTPDLVSAPLDAPSTPDTAPAHVIADDAEALRVAAALAAEFAADAATRDAGRRLPRAELDRLSASGLLAVTVPAEHGGADASTATVTEVFRLLAAADPNIAQIPHSHFVYVNVLRHNGTAEQRTFFFAEVLAGRRIGNAQSETGTKHLMDYRTRLTPDGDGYRLDGTKFYTTGALFADWLAVLARADDEKLHVAYTPADSPGVTIVDDWNGMGQRTTASGTVRLDGVAIPADRVVPHHLTFTGPQLYGAFAQIVHAAIDVGIAEGALADAVRFVRTKTRPWFESGVATAVEDPLLVQRFGELDLQLRAARALLAHAAAEVDRAAADLHDGTAATASLAVAAAKAYADRAANEISSALFEVSGTRSSLDDYNLHRHWRNARTHTLHDPVRWKIQHLGRAALTGTPPPRHGLL, from the coding sequence ATGGTCAGCTCCACACCGGACCTCGTTTCGGCACCCCTCGATGCCCCGTCCACTCCCGACACCGCCCCCGCGCACGTCATCGCCGACGACGCCGAGGCGCTACGGGTCGCGGCGGCGCTCGCCGCCGAGTTCGCCGCGGACGCGGCCACCCGCGACGCCGGCCGCCGCCTGCCCCGGGCCGAGCTCGACCGGCTGAGCGCGAGCGGGCTGCTGGCCGTCACCGTGCCCGCCGAGCACGGCGGCGCGGACGCGAGCACGGCCACCGTGACCGAGGTGTTCCGGCTGCTGGCCGCCGCCGACCCGAACATCGCCCAGATCCCGCACAGCCACTTCGTCTACGTCAACGTGCTGCGCCACAACGGCACCGCCGAGCAGCGCACGTTCTTCTTCGCCGAGGTGCTCGCCGGAAGGCGGATCGGCAACGCCCAGTCCGAGACCGGCACCAAGCACCTGATGGACTACCGCACCCGGCTCACCCCGGACGGCGACGGCTACCGGCTCGACGGCACGAAGTTCTACACCACCGGCGCGCTGTTCGCCGACTGGCTGGCCGTGCTGGCCCGCGCCGACGACGAGAAGCTGCACGTCGCGTACACCCCGGCCGACTCCCCCGGTGTCACGATCGTCGACGACTGGAACGGCATGGGCCAGCGCACCACCGCCAGCGGCACCGTGCGCCTCGACGGTGTCGCGATCCCCGCCGACCGGGTCGTGCCGCACCACCTGACCTTCACCGGCCCGCAGCTCTACGGCGCGTTCGCGCAGATCGTGCACGCCGCGATCGACGTGGGCATCGCCGAGGGCGCGCTGGCCGACGCGGTGCGGTTCGTGCGCACCAAGACCCGGCCCTGGTTCGAGTCGGGCGTCGCGACCGCCGTCGAGGACCCGCTGCTCGTGCAGCGCTTCGGCGAACTCGACCTGCAACTGCGGGCCGCCCGCGCGCTGCTGGCCCACGCCGCCGCCGAGGTCGACCGGGCCGCCGCCGACCTGCACGACGGCACCGCCGCCACGGCGTCGCTGGCCGTCGCCGCGGCGAAGGCGTACGCCGACCGCGCCGCCAACGAGATCAGCAGCGCCCTGTTCGAGGTCAGCGGCACCCGGTCCAGCCTCGACGACTACAACCTGCACCGGCACTGGCGCAACGCCCGCACGCACACCCTGCACGACCCCGTCCGCTGGAAGATCCAGCACCTGGGCCGGGCCGCCCTCACCGGCACGCCTCCACCACGCCACGGCCTGCTCTGA